In a genomic window of Babylonia areolata isolate BAREFJ2019XMU chromosome 3, ASM4173473v1, whole genome shotgun sequence:
- the LOC143280628 gene encoding NADH dehydrogenase [ubiquinone] 1 alpha subcomplex subunit 11-like yields MSESEHRQKYFPPPKFPFSYSIFEAKDGDDCLKKTLTLSAYTGATGTTFALIAGLTSTTADNPALGSNILIRLTKYGLPMFAAGGMYAATTCVVANIRGKNDPFNHFFGGLAMGSVFGTAFKSQKLGWGIGFATGFLAMIWKAGKIEGFTNFDYSQYRREKTLGGHTRSYLTTRPNPEGDQSI; encoded by the exons ATGTCCGAATCAGAGCATCGTCAAAAATACTTTCCGCCACCAAAGTTCCCGTTTTCCTATTCCATTTTTGAAGCCAAAGATGGAGACGATTGCTTGAAAAAGACCCTGACTTTATCGGCATACACTGGTGCTACTG GTACCACATTTGCCCTTATAGCAGGGTTGACATCCACCACAGCCGACAATCCTGCCTTGGGCTCCAATATTTTGATCAGACTGACCAAATATGGACTGCCAATGT ttgctgcAGGAGGAATGTATGCAGCCACCACCTGTGTGGTAGCCAACATCCGGGGCAAAAATGACCCCTTCAACCACTTCTTTGGTGGTCTGGCCATGGGCAGTGTCTTTGGAACAGCAT TCAAGAGCCAGAAGCTTGGTTGGGGAATAGGTTTCGCTACCGGGTTCCTTGCCATGATCTGGAAGGCAGGGAAGATTGAAGGATTCACCAACTTTGACTACTCACAGTACCGACGAGAAAAGACTTTGGGAGGGCACACCCGCAGTTACTTGACAACACGCCCCAACCCAGAAGGAGACCAGAGCATTTGA